DNA sequence from the Nitrospinota bacterium genome:
GCGCCGTCCGCGCCTGAGGGAATGGTATTTGTAAAACATGGGGACGGCGGTTTTTTTATGGACAAGACGGAGGTAACGCAGGAGGCGTACCAGCGGGTTATTGGAAGCAATCCATCGAAGTTCCAAGGTTGTCCCACATGCCCGGTGGAGCAGGTGACTTGGGACGAAGCGGCAGCCTATTGCACGAAGGTGGGGAAGCGTCTGCCGACGGAGCAGGAGTGGGAGTATGCGGCAACCAGCGGCGGGAAGGGCGAAATCTATGCCGGGACGAGCAATGAGGGCGAACTGGGTGACTATGCCTGGTATAAAGATAATTCCGGCGGTGGGGGGATGAGCTTATTTTCTTCTGGTAAAACACACCCTGTGGGCAAGAAAAAGCCTAACGGCCTGGGCTTGTACGATATGAGCGGTAACGTGTCTGAATGGACGGACAGTTGGTATAACGATAAAAAAGAGGAACGGGTTTGTCGCGGCGGTTCGTGGGGCAATAGTGCGGGTCCTCTGCGCGCGGCCTACCGGAACTACGGCGGTCCCGATGATAGTTTCTCCCATTTCGGCTTTCGTTGTTCCCAGTCCCCTTGAAGGGGACTTTACACTTCACCTCGTTTTGGAACTTCAACCAAACTTTTTCACGCCGGCTTTCTTTGCGGCTTTCAGCAAATCTTCGTCCAGGGCGGCCAGCGGCAAGCCCAGCCGCAAGGCCACTTCCAGGTAGGAGGCATCGTAAGAGGATAGTTTGTATCGCCGCGCCAGTTGAAGGGTATCGGCCAGCGCGCGCGGAAATGTGGCCGCGTCCACCTCGATACCCACGCCTTCCAGCATCTCAAGAAAAGCGCCGCTTCGCGCTTCAGTCACCAGGCCTTTTGCTTCCGCCCCGGCAATGACGTTTGCCACCTCAAGTCCCCAGGTTACGGGCACGATGGCGTTGCCGTTTTTCATCGCATCAAGCACTTTGCCGGCATACGCAAGTTCGTGCGGTTTGCCGTCGCCAAAAAACCAACGCATCGTCACCGAATTATCCAGGACGAAACTCATGCGCGGCCATCTTCAGCGAGAGCCTTGATATTTACTCCCCGCACCGGGTCAGCCAGCATGAACGCCTTGAGTTTCTTTACCGCCGCAACCTTGTCCTTCGCCTTCGCGCCCAAACTGGGAATCAGGTCCGCGACAGCTTCCCCCCGGTTGGTGATGGTAAACCGCTGTCCGGTTTTTACCAGCCTGAGCAGTTCAGGAAGCTTGGTTTTAGCTTCATATGACCCGATTTCCCTCTTCATAATATTCCCCCGCAATGCATTTTGTGGCTTTAGACCAGTATATAGACCAGCCTTCTTAAAATCAATGGAATTTCGCGGGCCTATTTCATCAAGCCGGTTGTGTTGCCATGCCCGCCGTATCGTGAATAAAGCGGGTCAGAAATAGACGTCAAGCGCGAGCAGCGCTTCGTTGCGGTCCACGCCATACACCTTCGCGTAGTTCAAAAACAGTTTCAGGGCGGCGTTGCCGCCAAGCGTGAGCCGCTGTTCCAGCGCCGCTTCGTATGCCTTGTGCTTGTCTCCCACCCAGAAATCGAGCGCCCTGCCGCGCAGATGGATTTTATAGCGGGCGGTCACCGGCCACAAAACGCCAACTCCCCCGCCCATTCCCAGCGTGTAGCGGTCCTCATAGCCCTCGCCGTAGCGTATCTCGGTTTCCACCATCGCGTACGACAATGCATTTCCCCATTGCGCCGCCAAACCGCCGCCGGGGTTGAGCCGGAAGGTCATTCCCTCGCTCCCGTCCGCGAATGTTCCTTGCGCGAGGCCGAAATTAACCTTCCACGATGTGGGGCGGAAAAAGCGGTTAAAGGGGGAGAGCGAAGTGATGTTCACAAAATCCATCGTTTCCAGCCGGAGGCGTTCTTCCCGTCCGCCGTCGTAGGCGCGCAGGGTGGCGCCGAGAAAATCGATGTGCGCCCCCGGCAGGTAGCCTTCATCGGGGTCGAGCAGGTCGTGGTTGGCGGGACGCCAGCGGAATTCGGCGAACCGCGCGCCGCCGCGCGCGCCAAAGCCGATGCCGAGGCGCGCCGATTCGTGCCCTTCGTCGGGCGGCGGCGGCGCGGCCGCCGTGTTGTCCGCCGCCGGCCCCAGCGTGGTGCGGACGCGCAGCGTATCGATGAAGCGTTTGGTGAATTCGTCTTCGGTTATCTCGCGTTTCGCCGCCATGTAGTTGGCGAGGTCGGCGGCGGTATCGGCGATGCCGGCCAATGTTTCCTTCGGCAGCGGTTTCCGCAATCCCTCTTCCGGGGAAATTTTCCCTTCCGCGATATCTTTGACCAGCCGCACGTCATCGCCGGTGAACGCGGCTTCGGTGCGCAAAATTTTTGTCGCCAGCGATGGACGGTAAACGAGGCTGGTTACCATCCCCTCGCGCCGCGCCCAACGGACGGTATCGATGGGCAGCGCCGAAACGGGGAAGCGGTCCGTGAGGTGCGCCGCGGGGCGGGCGCTTTCCAGCAAAAAGAGAAGCACATAGGAGCAGTTCTCGTCGAAGAAGTAATAGTCGGCGTACCGGTCGCGCAGTTCCCACGCGTGCCGCAGCATGCGGAGCACTTCCGGCCGGGTAAGGTTCAGGTTGTATTCCCAGATGTCGCGCTGGCCGATGTCGTTGTACTCGCGGATTTTTTCATAGTACGGGAGGATGGTGTAGCGGCCGGGGTAGAAACCGAACAGTCCCTTGGCGGCGTAGAGGAAGCCGTTGGTATCCACCTCGGTGGCGGCGTACGTGATGGCATAGCTGACGAGGCGGCTCTCGCGGCGGCCGTCCACCCGTATCAGCGTGTGGCCGAACATGGAGGCGGGTCCGTTTATGTGCGCGGCGGGAAACACGAGAACCGCCGATTGCGGATCGGCCTCCTTCACAAATTCGTCAAACGCCGCGCACGCGCCGCCGGGGAGCCTCGTTTCGTCTATCGCCAGACGCTCTTTCAGCCACTCGTAGCGGGCGATGTATTCGCAGCGGAGCGGGTCGGTTCCCGCCGGCGCGGGGAAGAAAAACATGGCGATGTCCGCTTCCATCTCGGCCCGCGGATTGGCCTTGCCTTGGGGGGAGAGAAAGAAGTTGGGGTCGTCCACCAGGCTTTTCCGCCCGCCGCCGCGCGGCTGGTAGTGGAGCAGGATGTCCCAATAGCGTTCATTGTGCAGGTTGAGGGCGCGCGCCTTCTGGAGCAGCTCTTCGCGGTAGGCGTCGTCGGCGGAGGCGTGAAGGGGAACGGCGAGCAGCGCGCACAAAATAAAAAAGGGGAAGGAAATTTTATTCATTTCCTTCCCCTTTCGGCTGAACGGGATCAGCCGTTGATGACGGCGGAGATGCGGTCGACCACTTCGCCGGCCTGCACCTTGTCGGAGGTGTAGATGGCGCCGAAGTTGGCCTGCAGTTTCGCGTAGACGGCGGTCTTTTGCGAAGCCGGGACGTTCATCATTTCGACCACGGTGTCGAGGGTTTCACCCTTGCCCATGGCGATGTCTTTCGCCAGGTTTTCCATGTTGCCGGAGACGAAGCGGTTCAGGTTTTCGTTCTGCGCCACTTTGCCGAACTGGTCGCATTCGGAGGTGCCGGTGGTGATGCCGAACGTCTGGGTGCCGAAACTGGTGTTGGTGGTGGCCGCCAGCACCTGAATGACAAGGCTTTCACCGGAGTCCTTGAAAATGAGATGGCCGAGTCCGCAGCCGGTGTTGCTGCGTTTGTCGGCATACGCGGTGCCGGAGAAGGAAACGAGGGCGATGGAGACGATTGCAAGCGCCAGCAGGGTCTTTTTCATGCGATGTCCTCCTTAAACGGTGGTTATGTACGTTAACGCCAGCTTATTCTATTACACTTCGCGGCAGCTATCACGATGAATTGGGGGGGCCTCAATCTTCCTTCGGCGCCGGTTAAAGAGAAACTTGATTTAGGGGTGCCGTTACGGGATAGAATATGAAGTAGCGTAATCAGGAGGAGCGGCTCCGCCCAGGGCCTTTCGTTTTTTAAGTTAAGGAGTTGGCTTTTGCGGGATGTAAAATTCCTCGTGGTGGATGATTCCCCCACATTGCGCATACTGGTGCGCAAAGTCCTTGAAGCAAAACTCGGCGTCAAACAGATATTCGAGGCGGGCGACGGCGTGGAGGCCCGCAAGGTGCTGGAAGGGCAATCCATCGACATCATCCTTTCCGACTGGGAGATGCCCAACGTCAGCGGCGACGAGTTCCTGTTCCAGGTGCGCAACTCCCCCCGCTGGAAGGAAATCCCTTTTATCATGATGACCTCGCACGGCGGGCGCGACTTCATCATGACCGCCATCCAGAACGGCGTCACCCATTACCTGGTGAAGCCGTTCACCGCCGCCGAACTGGAAGACCGGGTCCGCAAGTCGTGGAACGGCGCGGCGAAGCGGCAGGCCGACCGGTTCTCCGCGTTGCCGACGCACCAGATGATGGTGAAAGTGGGGGGCAAGGCGTTTTCGGCGCAGGTGATAAACATCAGCCGCCTCGGCGCGCTGGTGAAAATGGAGTACACCGACAGCATCAAGCTTTTTGGCGAATACCAGCTCTCGCTGGAATTCGACAGCGGGCCGGGCAAGCAGCCGTGGGCGATCAACCCGCTGTTCGGCACCGCCGTGCGGATGGAGGCCGACAGCGCGAGCATGGCCATCACCGACAAGATGTGCCAGGTGGCGCTCAACTTCGGCGCGAATACCATCGACCGGAAAGTGGAAGAAAAGCTCAACGAGCTGATACGGTGGCTGGCATCGTTCGAGCCGGAGTCGATCACCGACAAGTAGGGCGGCGGAAAGGGGCGGGAATGAGGGATCTCAATATTCTCGTGGCGGACAATTCGGCGTGGACGCGTTCGATGATCCGGCGCGTGCTGGAGACCCGCTTCGGCGCCGTTGCCACGTACGAGGCGGAGGACGGCCGCCGGGCGATGGCCTTGCTGGAAGCGCTCAAAATAGACATGGTCATTACCGCGGTGGAGCTGGCCCACACCTCGGGCCTCGTGCTGCTCGACTTCATCAAAAACAGCCAAAAGCTGGGCCAGATGCCGGTGATCGTCGTCTCCTCCCATGAGGACGACCGCACCCGCGTCGACGCCATCCAGCACGGCGCGGTGCGCTATCTCCTCAAGCCGTTCAAGCCCGACGAGCTGGAAATGGCGGTTCGCACCTCGTGGACCGACGCGGTGCGCCGCAAGGCGAAACGCTACTCCAGCCTCCCCCCCCACACGCTGACGATGACGCTGGACGGGGAGGAAACGCGGGGAGAGGTTTTGGACATCAGCGCGGGGGGGCTGGCGGGACGCTTTCCCTACGCGCCGTTGCACACGCTGTACGGCAACTACCGCGTGCATATCGCGTTCGAGGCGGCCGGAAAGACCGGCGCATTCGATATCGGCCCGGCGGATGCCACGCTGCTGCGCATCGAGGGAGCGGTCGACGAAATAGGGGAGGACGAGCCGCATTGCGTCTGCGCCTTTCACTTCGGGCCGAATGCGATGGACGCGGGATCGCGCGGGCGGCTGGATCAACTCGTGGCGCGCCTGGCCGCCGAAATGCCGGAGTTCATCGCCGACGGCGGGGAACCCGCCGGCGGCTGAACGGCGCGGCGTGTTATGCGGCAAATATCGGCCGGAAAACCGGCGCGCCGAAAAATTATCCTTTCAGGTAATTGACATATACGGGTTGTCGATGAAAAATGTACCTGCCTGCCCGGTTTTGGGGCTGGCGGCGGATTCGGCGGAATAAAAACTTGAAGGGAAAACCAGGAATGAAAAAATTTGTTCGTCTTTGCGCGGCGGCCATGTCCGCCATTGCGCTTGCCGCTTGCGGCAGCGGCGGCGGCAGCACATCGACATCCACAACAACTACCACCACAACCACAACGACTGTCACCAGCGTGACCGGCAACGCCGCCTATGCGCCGACCGACCCGTTTTTCGCCGACCAGTGGCACCTTAAGAACACCGGCCAGACCGGAACCGCCGGTGGAGCGGGAACCGCCGGGGAAGACCTGAACGTGGAAAAGGTATGGACCTCCTTTAAGGGAACCGGCGTCCGCATCGCCATCGTCGACGACAGGCTGGATATAGTCCATGAAGACCTTTCACCCAACGCGGTTTTGGCCGACAGTTGGGATTATCTCACCGGCGCGGCTCCCGTCAGCAACCTCATCACCGGAAACAGCGCCCACGGCACCTCCTGCGGCGGCCTCGCGGCGGCGGCGGGGGGCAACTCCAAAGGGGGCGTCGGCGTGGCGATGGCCGCCAAGCTGGTCGGCTACAACCTGCTGCAAGCCGCCGTCGGCGCGAATGAGGCCGACGCCATGACCCGCGGCGCAACCACCAACAGCGTTTCCAGCAACAGTTGGGGCGCGACGGACGGCACCGGCACCTTGCAGCCATCAAGCGCCACATGGCAGACGGCCATCAACACCGGCATCACCACCGGCCGGAGCAATAAGGGCATCGTCTACGCTTGGGCGGGCGGCAACGGCGCGCCCACCGACCGCTCCGACTACGATGGGCAGGCGAACTACGCCGGCGTCATCGCCGTGGCGGCTCTCGACGACAAGGGGCAGAAGTCCTCCTATTCCGAACCCGGCTCGAACGTTCTGGTGAGCGCATACGGCGGCGAATTTTGCTCCACCCACACCCTCACCACCACCGACATCACCGGCGCGGCGGGGTCAAACACCGCGGCCACCGCGGGCGTCAGCGACTATACCGACACCAGCTACACCAAGTGCATGAACGGCACATCGGGGGCGACGCCCGAAGTGAGCGGCGCCGTGGCGCTGATTCTTGAGGCCAACCCCGCCCTCACCTTCCGCGACGTGCGGATAATCCTGGCCACCACCGCCCGCAAGAACGACGCCACCGACGCCGGGTGGGGCGTCAACGGCGCGGCCACCCCGCTGCACATCAACGAAAAATACGGCTACGGCGCAGTCGACGCGCAAGCAGCGGTAAACGCCGCGCTCGGCTGGACCAGCGTGGGGGGAGCCACCACACTCGTATCCAAAGCGGGGAGCAACATCACCGCCGCCGCAATCGCCGACGGCACCGGCACCACCTCCGCCGTGTACGGCGCCGTCACCACCAGCGCCATTACGCTGGCAAGCAGCGGCATTTCCAAAATAGAGTTCGTCGAAGTAACGGTGGACAGCAATCACCTTCAATTCGGCGACCTGAAAATCACCCTCACCAGTCCGGCGGGAACCATCAGCACGCTGACCCTGCCGCATGGCTGCACCGCCAACAGCGTCGCCGTCGCTTGCGGCAATCTGCTCAACGGCGGATTCCGGTTCGGCGTGGCGCGGCTCGTCAACGAAGCCGCCGACGGCACATGGACGCTTTCGGTCAGCGACGGTTTGGTGGCCGACACCGGGAACCTCACCTCCTGGAACATAGCGGTCTACGGACACTGAGGCGGGGCATGAACACAACATATAAAGGATTTGAAGCCATGAAACAGGCAATGACCGTGAAAATGACATTGACGGCGCTGGCGTTCTGCGCCCTCTCCGTTTCCTTCGCCCTGGCCGCCGGCCCGGCGGGAAATTTTTATTATGACGGCGGGCGGCAACGCGCGCTCCTGCTGGACGATACGCTGGTGGCGGAGTTCGGACAAACGCCGAACGCCGTGAAATCGGCCATCCCCGGCGCGCAATCCGCAAAAAGCGGCGGCGGCGCGACGATATACCGCGTGCAGCCCGGCTCGTACAAGGCGGCGGCAAGCGCCGCCCCGAAGGCGTCCATTTCGCCGGTGTTCCACGAAGGGGGCTCCGCCGCCGGACGCTTGATGGCGCTGCCGGGCGGGGTGCTGGTGAATTTCAAGGCGGGCTGGACCGCCGCGCAGGTGAACGGCTGGGCCGCCGCCAAGGGGCTGGCGGTCGATAAAAAGCTCGCCATCGGCGAAAACTGGTACGCGATCAAGAGCGCTCCCGGCCAGGCATCGCTCGACCTCGCCAACCAGATACAGCAATCCGGCGAAGTGGTTTCCGCCACCCCGAACTGGTGGAAGGAAGTCTCCACCCGCTGACCTGTTTCCGGTTTCCGGTGGCGCGGAAAATCCCGCCCGCGCACCAGGGAAAACGTCTGCTCCCCCTTTAGCGGGCTGATGAAAAACTATTTATGCATGTCATTCTGAGCGTAGCGAAGAATCTCTTTCCGGAAAGTGATCCTTCGCCCTTGAAGGGCATTTCCGCGGCGGCTTGTACGCGGCTGGCTCCGCAAGCTTCGCCGCCGCTTTTTTGTTCCGCCGCTCCCTCGCCTCCGGCTCAGGACGACAGGAGTGGCTTTTTTCGCCGGTTGTGAAATGCGGCGGCGTGACTGATAATCAATAACGCTATGACATCCGAGACCCAAAAAAAACCGGCGGCGGTGCTGATTCTCCCCCCCGACGGAAAATTCCACTCCCCCGACATCTGGAGCATCATGCACCGGCAGGCAGGGGGCTTTGATCTGGCGATCATCGACCGGAGCCGCGGCGCGGCGAAAATCCTCCCGGCGATGGCGAAGGCGGCGGTAACGCTCATCCGCGATGACGCGCCCGCCCTCGGCGCGCGGCTCAACGAGGTTGTGCGCGGCCTGGAAAACGACCATATCGTTTTCTTCACCGACCGGGTGCTCCCCACGCACGATCACTGGCTGAAGCGGCTCACCGCGCCATTGGCGCACGGGGCCGACGCCGCCTTCGGGCGGAACATCACCGCGCCCGGCGGCAACTACTTCATCATCGAAGACCTTCGCAGGCGCTACCCGCAGCGGGGCGCGTCGGCGGCGCTCACCATCGACCAGTGCGCCATCAGCCGCGCCGCGCTGCTGGCCAAACCGTTCCCGGAAGAGGCGGTACACGACCCCGCGGCCGTCTGGTGCTGGCGCAACGGCGTTGCGCCGGTCTATGTGCCGGAAGCCATCGCCATGCAGGACAGCTTTCTCCCGCTGAAAGAGGTGCTGCACAACGCGCGCGCCTTCGGGGCCGACCGCGCGGCGGCGGGCAAGGCGCACGGCCTGGTTGCCGAATTGGCCGCCGCCCTGCGCGAATTGGCGGGAGATATCGGTTACTGCATCGCCAAACGCAAGCCGCAATACCTCTGGTATCCGTTCCTCTACCGCGCCGCGATCCACTGGGGCATTTTCAGCGGCCAGTGGCGGGGGGCGCGGTGAAAAAACCTAAAACCGCATACGCCTGCCAAAACTGCGGCGGGCGCCAGCCGAAATGGGTGGGGCGCTGCCCCGATTGCGGCGATTGGAACACGCTGGTTGAAGAGACGGTGAAACCGGAGGGGTTGAAAACCCGGCGGGGACTGGCGGAAGAGGGGAGCCGCCCCCAGCCGCTGGCATCCGTGCCGCTCAGCGAGGGGACGCGCCTGCCGACCGGCATGGAGGAGATGGACCGGGTGCTGGGGGGCGGCATCGTTCCCGGCTCGCTGGTGCTGATCGGGGGCGACCCCGGCATCGGCAAATCGACGCTGTTGCTGCAACTCTGCGGCACCATCGCGCTCAAGGGCGCGGTGCTTTACGTCAGCGGCGAGGAATCGGCCGCGCAGATAAAGATGCGGGCCGACCGGCTTGGCATCGGCAACGCGCCGCTGCTGGTATATCCCGAAACGAACGTCGAGACCATCGTGGCCCAGATCGAAACGCTGAAACCGGCGCTGGTCATCATCGATTCCATCCAGACCGTTTACACATCCCTGCTGGGGGCCGCGCCGGGAAGCGTGGGGCAACTGCGCGAATCGGCCGCCCTCATCATGCAGGCCTGCAAGCGGTCGGGCATCCCGGCCTTTCTGGTCGGCCACGTCACCAAAGAAGGAGCCATCGCCGGTCCGCGCGTGCTGGAGCATATGGTGGACACCGTGCTTTATTTCGAAGGGGACCGCGACCACTATTTCCGCATCCTCCGCTCGGTGAAGAACCGCTTCGGCTCCACGCACGAGATCGGCGTGTTCGAGATGCGCGGCGAGGGGCTGCGCGAGGTGAAGGATCCGAGCGGCATATTCATCTCCCCCGCGTCGGAAGCGGTCAGCGGCTCGGTGATCGCCTGCACCCTTTCCGGCACGCGCCCCATATTGGTGGAACTGCAGGCGCTGGTCACCGGCACCACCTTCGGCAATCCGCGCCGCACCGTCGTGGGATTCGATTACAACCGGATCATCCTGATGGCCGCCATCCTGCAAAAACGGGCCGGCGTCATGCTGGACGGCGAGGATATTTATGTCTCCGCCGCCGGAGGGGTGCGGGTGGACGACCCCGGCGCCGACCTGGCGCTCGCCGCCGCCCTGCTGGGGAGCTACCGCAACCGTCCGGCGCAACAACGCTCCGTCTTCATCGGCGAGGTGGGGCTGGGCGGGGAGATCCGCCCCGTCGCCTCGCTGCAACAGCGGCTCAAGGAAGCGGCGCGGATGGGCATGGCCACCGCCTTCATCCCCAAAACCGGCGCCGGCGATGTGAAGAACATCGCGGGCCTCGCCCTCGTCCGGATCGAGCACGTGGGGGCGCTTTCGGACGAGATGTTCTGACCCCGTTCCGCGCCCGCCGCCGCCCATTTCAATATTGCCTATCTTATGGTATAAATTAGTTCACCTATGGCGCGCGGCGGCATTGGCCGCGCCGGTTTTACATATTCATGGAAATAGCGGGGGAGGCCGGCATGGACAAAATGGAGATGTTTCAGGGGTTGCGGAAGAAGGAGATGGTGGCCCGGACGTTTCACCTTGAGTCGGAGCAGCTTCACCCGCTGCGGAAAGTATCGGAGCAGTTGGGGCTGTCGCAGTCCGAGGTGGTGCGCCGCTCGATCAACTTTTTCATAGACGGGTATCAGCGCGCCGCCAGGAAACAGGCGATAAAAAACCCCGACAACGCCTGACCCCGCCGCGCGGGCGGCTAGTGCATGTCGCCCCAGTTGGGGGCCGATTCCACGCTCACCTTCAGCGGCACCGAAAGCGGCGCGGCTTTTTCCATCAGTTCCCGCACCGCCTTTTTGACCTTTTCAATGTTTTTTTCCGGCGCTTCGAAGATCAGCTCGTCATGCACTTGCAGCAGCATTTTGGCGTGCAGCGCGGCCAGCCGGGGGGCGATGTCCAGCATCGCCTTTTTGATGAGGTCGGCGGCCGAGCCCTGCACCACGGTGTTCACCGCCATCCGCTCCGCCATTTCACGCACGGCGCGGTTAACCGACCCGATATCGGGAAACGAACGCTTGCGGCCGTACATGGTGCGGACCATCCGCTCTTTGTGGGCCTTCTTGATGGCGGCGTCGATGAATTCCCGCACGCCGCGGTAGCGGGCGAAATAGCCGTCGATATACCCTTGCGCCTCGCGCCGGGAAACCGCCAGCTCCCGCGCAAGCCCGAAGGCGGTCTGCCCGTAGATGATGCCGAAATTCACCGCCTTGGCCGCGCGCCGCATTTCGGGGGACGCGCCGCCGATGGCCCCGAATATCTCGCGGGCCGTTCTCGTGTGGACGTCCTCGTCGTTTTTGAACGATTCGGTGAGCAGCGCATCGCCGCTCAGGTGCGCCAGAATCCGCAGCTCTATCTGCGAGTAATCGGCGGAAATCAGAAGGCATCCCTTTTCCGCCACGAACGCGCGGCGTATCTCCCGCCCCTCCTCCGTGCGCACCGGGATGTTTTGCAGGTTCGGGTCGGAGGAGCTCAGGCGCCCCGTGGCGGTTGCCGCCTGATTGAACGAGGTGTGGATGCGCCCCGTCTTGGCCGAAACCATTTCGGGGAGCGGATCGACGTAGGTGGACTTGAGCTTGCTCAACACGCGGTGGCGCAGCATCAGCGCCGGCAGGGGGTGCTCCATCGCCAGCGTTTCCAGCGCCGCCTGGTCGGTGGAGCTGCCGGTCTTGGTCTTGCGCTGCTTCGCCAGCCCCAATTTATCGAACAGGATGGCGGAGAGCTGCTTGGGGGAGGCGATGTTGAATTCCTCCCCCGCGGCGGCGTGAATATCCTTTTCGAGGGCCTTGAGTTTTTTTTCCAGCGTGCGGGAATAGCCCTTCATGAGGGGGACGTCCAGTTTTATGCCGTTTTGCTCCATTTGCGCCAGCACGCCGATAAGCGGCTGTTCGATGGTGTAGTAGAGGTCGTTCAGCCCGTGCGCCTCGATCTCCGCTTTCAGCATGCCGGTGAGGCGGTACGCCATGTCGGCATCCTCGGCGGAGTATTCGGCGGCGCGGTCGATGGATACCTGGTTGAACGTCACCTGCTTGGCCCCCTTGCCGGCCACATCGGCGTATTCAATCATGGCGAGCCCAAGATATTTTTGGGCGAGGTATGAAAGGCCGTGCCGCCGCTCTTCCGGCGCGGTGAGGTAGGAGGCGACCATCGTATCGAACCCGACGGGGTTCACGGAAATTCCTTCGCCCGCCAGCACGGTGATGTCGTATTTCAGGTTCTGGCCGTACTTGGGGATGGCGGCATCCTCCAACAGCGGTTTGAGCATTTTCAGCGCCGCCCCCTTCGGCAGCTGCGCGGGAGCGCCGAGGTAATCGTGCGCCAGCGGCAGGTACCACGCCTCTCCCTCTTTGGCGCACAGGGAAATGCCCACCAGCGCCGCGTCCACCGGGTTTGTGGATGTGGTTTCGGTATCCACCGCGAATCCGCCGCTGTGCTTGAGGACGGCGGCCGCCGCCGCAAGTTCATCCTCCGTATAGATGGTTTGGTAATGTTTTGCGATTTCTTTTTGAGACGGAACCGGGGTTTCCCTTCCGGCGGCCGGAGCGGACGTTTGCCCCAATTCAGCAAGAAATGTCTTGAAGCCGAGTTTTTCAAACAGCGCGGCCAGCCGCGCGGTATCCGGCTCCCCCTGATGCCATGCCTCGTAGTCCAGCGGCAGGTCGAGATCGGTTTTGACGGTGGCCAACACCTTGCAGAGGCGGGCGGTATCGGCGTGTTCGGTCAGCGCCGCCTTCAGCTTCGGTTTCTTGATGCCGGCGGCGTGCGCCAGCAGGTTTTCCACGCTGCGATATTCGGCGATGAGCGCCTGCGCCGTTTTTTCGCCGATGCCCGGCACGCCGGGGATATTGTCGGAGCTGTCCCCCATCAACGCCAGCACATCGGCCACCTGCGGCGGGGCGACGCCGAATTTTTCCTTCACCTCGGCGGGGCCGATCGGCTTTTCCTTTATCGGGTCGAACATGGCGATATGCCCGCCGACGAGCTGCATCAAATCCTTGTCGCCGCTGAAAATGGTGACGCTGTACCCCGCATCGGCCGCGTGCAGGGCGGCGTGGCCTATCAGGTCGTCCGCTTCGAGGCCCTGCCGCTTGAGCACCGGCAGGTTATAGGCGTCGATGAGCTGTTCGATAAGCGGTATCTGGACGGCAAGCTCTTCGGGCATCGCCTGCCGGTTCGCCTTGTAGTCCGCGTACAGTTCGTGGCGGAAAGTTTTTCCCTTCGAATCCAGCGCCACCACCAGCAGGTCGGGTTTTTCCTCCTTCATGATTTTCGCCAGCATCCGGTTAAACGCGTAGACGGCGTTGGTGGGGGTGCCGTCCGGCGCGGAGAGGTGGAGCCGCAGGCCGTAGAAGGCGCGGTAGTAAAAACCGGCGGCGTCGATGATGAAGAGACGTTTGCGGGTCATGCGGAAGATTATACCGTCAAAGCCGGCGCGGCG
Encoded proteins:
- a CDS encoding S8 family serine peptidase: MKKFVRLCAAAMSAIALAACGSGGGSTSTSTTTTTTTTTTVTSVTGNAAYAPTDPFFADQWHLKNTGQTGTAGGAGTAGEDLNVEKVWTSFKGTGVRIAIVDDRLDIVHEDLSPNAVLADSWDYLTGAAPVSNLITGNSAHGTSCGGLAAAAGGNSKGGVGVAMAAKLVGYNLLQAAVGANEADAMTRGATTNSVSSNSWGATDGTGTLQPSSATWQTAINTGITTGRSNKGIVYAWAGGNGAPTDRSDYDGQANYAGVIAVAALDDKGQKSSYSEPGSNVLVSAYGGEFCSTHTLTTTDITGAAGSNTAATAGVSDYTDTSYTKCMNGTSGATPEVSGAVALILEANPALTFRDVRIILATTARKNDATDAGWGVNGAATPLHINEKYGYGAVDAQAAVNAALGWTSVGGATTLVSKAGSNITAAAIADGTGTTSAVYGAVTTSAITLASSGISKIEFVEVTVDSNHLQFGDLKITLTSPAGTISTLTLPHGCTANSVAVACGNLLNGGFRFGVARLVNEAADGTWTLSVSDGLVADTGNLTSWNIAVYGH
- the radA gene encoding DNA repair protein RadA yields the protein MKKPKTAYACQNCGGRQPKWVGRCPDCGDWNTLVEETVKPEGLKTRRGLAEEGSRPQPLASVPLSEGTRLPTGMEEMDRVLGGGIVPGSLVLIGGDPGIGKSTLLLQLCGTIALKGAVLYVSGEESAAQIKMRADRLGIGNAPLLVYPETNVETIVAQIETLKPALVIIDSIQTVYTSLLGAAPGSVGQLRESAALIMQACKRSGIPAFLVGHVTKEGAIAGPRVLEHMVDTVLYFEGDRDHYFRILRSVKNRFGSTHEIGVFEMRGEGLREVKDPSGIFISPASEAVSGSVIACTLSGTRPILVELQALVTGTTFGNPRRTVVGFDYNRIILMAAILQKRAGVMLDGEDIYVSAAGGVRVDDPGADLALAAALLGSYRNRPAQQRSVFIGEVGLGGEIRPVASLQQRLKEAARMGMATAFIPKTGAGDVKNIAGLALVRIEHVGALSDEMF
- the polA gene encoding DNA polymerase I, producing MTRKRLFIIDAAGFYYRAFYGLRLHLSAPDGTPTNAVYAFNRMLAKIMKEEKPDLLVVALDSKGKTFRHELYADYKANRQAMPEELAVQIPLIEQLIDAYNLPVLKRQGLEADDLIGHAALHAADAGYSVTIFSGDKDLMQLVGGHIAMFDPIKEKPIGPAEVKEKFGVAPPQVADVLALMGDSSDNIPGVPGIGEKTAQALIAEYRSVENLLAHAAGIKKPKLKAALTEHADTARLCKVLATVKTDLDLPLDYEAWHQGEPDTARLAALFEKLGFKTFLAELGQTSAPAAGRETPVPSQKEIAKHYQTIYTEDELAAAAAVLKHSGGFAVDTETTSTNPVDAALVGISLCAKEGEAWYLPLAHDYLGAPAQLPKGAALKMLKPLLEDAAIPKYGQNLKYDITVLAGEGISVNPVGFDTMVASYLTAPEERRHGLSYLAQKYLGLAMIEYADVAGKGAKQVTFNQVSIDRAAEYSAEDADMAYRLTGMLKAEIEAHGLNDLYYTIEQPLIGVLAQMEQNGIKLDVPLMKGYSRTLEKKLKALEKDIHAAAGEEFNIASPKQLSAILFDKLGLAKQRKTKTGSSTDQAALETLAMEHPLPALMLRHRVLSKLKSTYVDPLPEMVSAKTGRIHTSFNQAATATGRLSSSDPNLQNIPVRTEEGREIRRAFVAEKGCLLISADYSQIELRILAHLSGDALLTESFKNDEDVHTRTAREIFGAIGGASPEMRRAAKAVNFGIIYGQTAFGLARELAVSRREAQGYIDGYFARYRGVREFIDAAIKKAHKERMVRTMYGRKRSFPDIGSVNRAVREMAERMAVNTVVQGSAADLIKKAMLDIAPRLAALHAKMLLQVHDELIFEAPEKNIEKVKKAVRELMEKAAPLSVPLKVSVESAPNWGDMH